CGGGCCCTCCTGGTGCATCAACTGCCGTACGAGCCGGACCAGCTCGGAAGGCTCGAAGGGCTTGGCGAGAAAGGCATCGACACCCGGGCGCAGGCCGCTCTCCACCTCGTACTGCGTGCACGCGCTGATGATCGCGACGGGCAGATGCCTGGTCCGCGGATCATCCCGCAGCCGCGCGGCGGTCCGCAGCCCGTCGAGACGGGGCATGACCACATCGAGGGTCACGACATCGGGACAGACGCGATGAACGACCTCCAGGCACTCGGCACCATCGGCCGCGGTCACGACCTCGAAGCCCTCCAGCTCGAGATTGACCCTGATCAACTGCCGGATGACCCGGTTGTCGTCGACAACGAGCACGCGGCCGGACGCGCCTGACACAACTCGAGAGTAGGTCGATGGGCAGGGCTGCGTCCGGGTTTTGCCCACTTCCACCCCGTGCGCGCGGCGCGACGCGGGTCGCAGCTCGCCGCGCGGGACGGCTCGGGGAGGGTGGAAATACCTGTTCACGGGGACCGTGTGGGAGCTGGTAGGGTTCTACCCGTCGCCGCCGAAACACGGCGGAACGCCCCCGTAGCTCAGGGGATAGAGCAACGGCCTCCGGAGCCGTGTGCGCAGGTTCGAATCCTGCCGGGGGCACTTCATCCGGACCAGCGTGATCATCCCGCTGACCTGCGGAAGTGCCAGACTTCAAGAGCCGGACCCAGTCCCACTGGGTCCGGCTCTTTGTCGTTGCTGGGCGCCGATCGCGCTCTCCCCGTTCTACTGCCGCGCGACCGTCACTGAGGATCTGCTCGCGGATGACTCGGGCTGATTTGCCCAAGGCAGCGGCCTGCGTGGGGGTCGTTGCTCGTTCCTGAATCCGCTGCACCGAATCGTCGAGTGCCCTCACGGCGCCTTCGACGCCTTCCACTTCCTGGCCCGCCGAGGCGATCGGTGAGACTTCCCAGGACATCCCTAGTAGTGCTTCGTTAGGTTGCGCCTGGTGGGTGACCGTCTGTCTGGGCCGGGGTCGGTAAGTCTCGGTGGCAGGTGGGGCATGCGCCGGTCCAGCGCAGCAGGAGGTCCTGCAGGGTCTGGAGGACTTGGTAGAAGGTCAGGCCGGCGCTTGGGCTTTTGGGTCCAGGCGCCGGAGGGTGAGGAAGGCGTGGGCGGCGGTGACGAGGGTGACGTGGTGGTGCCAGCCGCGCCAGGTGCGGCCTTCGAAGTGGTCCAGGCCCAGCCCGTGCTTGAGTTCGCGGTAGTCGTGTTCGATCCGCCAGCGGATCTTCGCCATGCGGACCAGGTGTCGCAGCGCGGTGTCGGCGGGGAGGCTGGTCAGCCAGTAGTCAGTGGGCTCATCCTGGTGCGGCGGCCATTCGGCGATCAGGGTCTCGGCGGGCAGAACGCCGTCCCACCCGGCACGGCCACCGGCTTCCTCCCGCGCTGCCTTCGTCGCCGCGACACCGGCCGGGCGGACCTCCAGCACGATGAACCGGCTGGTCATCGCGCCTCTGCTGCCCTGGCGCCAGGTGCAACGCCGCAGCCGACGCCGCCCGGCGGTCGTGACCAGGTCTTTCAGGGAGCGGGCCGGCTCGCGGTAACGGGGCAGCCGTGGGGCGCCCATCCGCCCTTCTCGTTCCGGCGCGATGGGCACGGCCTGCCCGGGGTGAGCGCTGATGTCACCGCGAACCGCCACGGCGTAGTCCAGGCCGCGATCGGCCAGCCCGGCACGGAAGGCATGCATCTGGCCGTATCCGGCATCAG
This window of the Streptomyces sp. SLBN-118 genome carries:
- a CDS encoding response regulator, with translation MSGASGRVLVVDDNRVIRQLIRVNLELEGFEVVTAADGAECLEVVHRVCPDVVTLDVVMPRLDGLRTAARLRDDPRTRHLPVAIISACTQYEVESGLRPGVDAFLAKPFEPSELVRLVRQLMHQEGPPSVDGRHGAGRAGSARG
- a CDS encoding IS701 family transposase — its product is MDLGEIEELRENLGEFVAEAFASLKRKDQRGWGDCYLRGLMLDGRRKSIQPMAERLPDGNMQALQQFVSQSTWDHVPVLRSVATKVASEISPEAWVIDDTSFPKAGDQSAGAARQWCGALGKKSLCQVGVSLHAVTDAASVPLNWRLFLPAEWADPADGRRAKAGVPAEVGHREKWRLALDAIDEALGWGLPGRVVVADAGYGQMHAFRAGLADRGLDYAVAVRGDISAHPGQAVPIAPEREGRMGAPRLPRYREPARSLKDLVTTAGRRRLRRCTWRQGSRGAMTSRFIVLEVRPAGVAATKAAREEAGGRAGWDGVLPAETLIAEWPPHQDEPTDYWLTSLPADTALRHLVRMAKIRWRIEHDYRELKHGLGLDHFEGRTWRGWHHHVTLVTAAHAFLTLRRLDPKAQAPA